A window of Sphingorhabdus lacus contains these coding sequences:
- a CDS encoding DJ-1/PfpI family protein, which yields MRTRVLILLANGFEVMEAGCFTEVFGWANIYGDAPFEQLSVGVRSPIKSTFGFDVLPEALLAEINPDDFDALVIPGGFEDAGFYEEALSEPFLDIIRNFHNRQAPIAAVCVASIALAAAGILTGKETTVYHQPGGKRKTELESYGAVFVDKPLVIDGHVMSSTGPGTGIELALKLLEILSTREFADEIRQRMRIPRPTLAWYQTAQA from the coding sequence ATGCGAACACGGGTGCTGATTTTATTGGCCAATGGCTTTGAGGTCATGGAGGCTGGTTGTTTTACCGAAGTCTTCGGTTGGGCAAATATCTATGGTGATGCCCCATTTGAACAACTGTCGGTTGGCGTGCGAAGTCCCATTAAATCGACCTTTGGATTTGATGTCCTTCCCGAGGCGCTGTTGGCCGAGATCAATCCCGATGATTTTGATGCCTTGGTGATACCGGGGGGCTTCGAGGATGCAGGCTTTTATGAAGAGGCGCTGTCCGAACCATTTCTCGATATCATTCGCAACTTCCATAACCGGCAGGCACCGATAGCCGCAGTTTGCGTGGCTTCGATTGCGCTGGCGGCCGCTGGCATTCTCACAGGAAAAGAAACAACCGTTTACCACCAACCGGGCGGCAAACGCAAAACAGAGTTGGAGAGCTATGGCGCTGTCTTTGTCGACAAACCTCTTGTGATAGATGGCCATGTAATGAGTTCAACCGGGCCGGGGACTGGCATCGAGCTCGCTTTGAAATTGCTAGAGATTCTATCGACGCGTGAATTTGCGGACGAAATACGGCAAAGGATGCGGATTCCTCGCCCAACCCTTGCGTGGTATCAGACAGCTCAGGCTTGA
- a CDS encoding DUF1348 family protein — protein MSRPPLPPFTQQSAAEKVRLAEDGWNSRDPARVALAYTADSAWRNRADFLNGREAIEAFLTRKWSRELDYRLVKELWAHDGNRIAVRFTYEYRDDSGSWFRAYGNENWEFDADGLMRRRIASINEHPIAESDRKFHWPLGRRPDDHPGLSELGF, from the coding sequence ATGTCACGTCCCCCGCTTCCCCCTTTCACCCAACAGTCTGCAGCCGAAAAAGTACGTCTTGCAGAAGACGGCTGGAACAGCCGGGATCCCGCCCGCGTTGCATTGGCGTACACCGCAGACAGCGCGTGGAGAAACCGCGCGGACTTTCTGAATGGCCGCGAAGCGATTGAAGCTTTCCTGACCCGCAAATGGTCACGCGAACTGGATTACCGGCTGGTCAAAGAACTATGGGCCCATGACGGCAACCGCATCGCGGTCCGCTTTACCTATGAGTATCGCGACGACAGCGGCAGCTGGTTTCGGGCCTATGGTAACGAGAATTGGGAATTTGATGCCGATGGTCTGATGCGTCGGCGCATCGCCAGCATCAACGAACATCCAATCGCCGAAAGCGATCGCAAATTCCATTGGCCCTTAGGTCGCCGGCCGGATGATCATCCGGGCCTGAGCGAACTTGGTTTCTGA
- a CDS encoding DoxX family protein, protein MTNSTLSGALSAPAKIMSQIPQAVVQLAMRGGLAGIFWSSARTKVEGLLTVSENTFFLFEEEYRLPFVDPEIAAYLATYAEHLLPIMLVLGLATRLSALGLFVMTLTIQIFVYPDAFLSTHFGWFALALGIMAYGPGKLSLDALLDRQTKLAPSNQS, encoded by the coding sequence GTGACGAACTCGACCCTATCCGGTGCACTTTCTGCACCTGCAAAAATCATGTCCCAAATCCCCCAGGCCGTTGTGCAGCTTGCCATGCGTGGTGGGCTTGCCGGAATCTTCTGGAGCTCTGCACGGACCAAAGTCGAAGGGCTGCTGACCGTGTCCGAAAACACCTTCTTCCTTTTTGAAGAAGAATATCGCTTGCCGTTCGTCGACCCCGAAATTGCGGCCTATCTCGCTACCTACGCCGAACATCTGCTGCCCATCATGCTGGTCTTGGGCCTGGCTACACGGCTATCGGCTTTGGGATTGTTTGTTATGACACTCACCATCCAGATATTTGTCTATCCCGACGCGTTTCTCTCGACCCATTTCGGCTGGTTCGCCCTTGCCTTGGGCATCATGGCCTATGGTCCGGGCAAGCTGTCTCTGGATGCGCTCCTCGACCGGCAAACAAAATTGGCGCCTTCCAACCAATCCTGA
- a CDS encoding glutathione S-transferase family protein: MMDVFTSPTPNGIKVPIALEELGIAYRLHQVDLSRGGASVPELRAVNPNAKIPAIVDKLADGQSVPVFESGAILLYIAGLKPGLIPTSAVAHASTLSWLFLQVAGLGPNFGNASYFLRNDPANLVAIERFHSEARRHLALLDQRLGESEWLNGEDYSIADIAHFSWVRSASYAGLSLLDYHHAQAWTSRIEQREAVRRGIERCQTGNSI; this comes from the coding sequence ATGATGGACGTATTCACCAGCCCCACCCCCAATGGCATTAAAGTGCCGATAGCTCTGGAAGAACTCGGGATCGCTTACCGCCTTCACCAGGTCGACCTGAGCCGGGGTGGGGCGTCGGTACCGGAACTGCGGGCGGTCAATCCGAACGCCAAAATTCCCGCAATTGTCGACAAGCTTGCCGATGGACAATCGGTGCCTGTCTTTGAATCCGGCGCGATTTTGCTCTACATTGCAGGGCTTAAACCGGGGCTTATACCAACCAGCGCAGTGGCGCATGCATCGACTTTAAGCTGGTTGTTTTTGCAGGTCGCGGGGCTTGGGCCAAATTTTGGCAATGCCAGCTACTTTCTGCGAAATGATCCTGCAAACCTTGTCGCAATTGAGCGTTTCCATAGCGAGGCCCGGCGCCATCTGGCTTTGCTGGACCAGCGGCTTGGCGAGTCAGAATGGCTGAATGGCGAAGACTATTCGATTGCCGACATCGCCCATTTCTCATGGGTTAGGTCGGCAAGCTACGCTGGCCTTTCTCTTTTGGACTATCACCACGCACAGGCATGGACCAGCCGGATCGAGCAGCGGGAAGCTGTGCGCCGGGGGATAGAAAGATGCCAGACCGGAAATTCCATCTGA
- a CDS encoding PQQ-binding-like beta-propeller repeat protein translates to MSKRLGALLAIALLAGCSSGNRGLTDADKAKAEALYQGNCAACHDAGEGGAPTRTALETRTPATILAALETGLMREQGKSISPEERTLVAEYLGAKSSKVAGQLCKGNLALGRSLWNRWGNGTDNRRYQPASLGGLTPKNIGNLELKWAFAFPNAARARSQPAVTENAIFTGSQDGRVYALDTHSGCIWWTFDADSEVRSAPTLGKDGNLYFGDFNANVYAVNATSGKLVWKESVKDHPAGTITGSPTLYGGRLYVPMSSAEVVSAMDGNYGCCTFRGGVTALDATDGDTLWRMHTTDAPQATGKNKNGVSNFGPSGAPVWSSPTVDAKRGLLYIGTGENYSSPANDKSDAIIALDLGTGRIHWVQQMLQGDAWNASCGRQAYNNNINCPKEDGPDLDFGAPPILVKAEYGRDIILAGQKSGMIYALDPDRGGKLLWQQRAGMGGFNGGVHWGMAADDTTLFAGIADTPGNKGAVGPSRQGMHAFDIATGKPLWSKIEPYVCKEDKHECRTALSAGVTLTDGIVFAGALNGILRAYASEDGRILWTTDTRRDWPTVNGVKGYGGAIDSAGPVVAGGYLIVNSGYDKFGQISGNVLLVFGPRKIGARK, encoded by the coding sequence ATGAGCAAACGCCTAGGCGCGCTTTTGGCAATTGCACTGCTGGCAGGCTGCTCCTCCGGCAATAGAGGCTTGACCGACGCGGACAAAGCAAAGGCCGAGGCGTTATACCAAGGCAATTGCGCGGCGTGCCATGACGCAGGTGAAGGCGGTGCCCCTACCCGCACGGCCCTCGAAACACGCACGCCTGCTACAATTCTTGCTGCGCTCGAAACCGGATTGATGCGCGAACAGGGCAAATCTATTTCACCTGAGGAACGCACGCTGGTTGCGGAGTATCTCGGTGCCAAAAGCAGCAAGGTTGCAGGGCAATTGTGCAAAGGCAACTTGGCGCTCGGCAGGTCGCTGTGGAACCGCTGGGGCAATGGTACCGACAACCGCCGTTATCAGCCGGCGTCACTCGGCGGGCTGACGCCCAAAAATATCGGCAATCTCGAATTGAAATGGGCGTTTGCCTTTCCCAATGCTGCCCGCGCACGTTCGCAGCCTGCCGTCACTGAAAATGCTATCTTCACTGGTAGTCAGGACGGACGTGTCTATGCACTCGATACGCACAGCGGCTGCATATGGTGGACATTCGATGCCGACAGCGAAGTGCGAAGCGCGCCAACATTGGGCAAGGACGGCAATCTGTATTTCGGAGACTTCAACGCCAATGTTTACGCGGTCAATGCGACAAGCGGCAAGTTGGTCTGGAAGGAGTCGGTTAAGGATCATCCGGCGGGCACTATAACCGGTTCGCCCACTCTGTATGGCGGCAGGCTTTATGTCCCAATGTCATCGGCCGAGGTTGTCAGCGCAATGGACGGCAATTACGGCTGCTGCACGTTCCGAGGCGGCGTAACCGCACTCGATGCCACGGATGGCGATACGCTTTGGCGAATGCACACGACCGATGCGCCCCAAGCAACCGGCAAGAACAAAAACGGCGTATCGAATTTTGGTCCTTCGGGCGCGCCTGTTTGGTCTTCGCCGACTGTCGATGCCAAGCGCGGGCTGCTCTATATCGGCACCGGCGAAAATTATTCGTCTCCTGCCAACGACAAGAGCGACGCCATCATCGCGCTTGATCTCGGCACCGGCCGCATCCATTGGGTACAGCAGATGTTACAGGGCGACGCTTGGAATGCTTCATGCGGGCGGCAAGCATATAACAACAATATCAACTGTCCCAAGGAAGACGGGCCGGACCTCGATTTCGGCGCACCGCCGATTTTGGTAAAGGCCGAATATGGCCGCGACATCATTCTCGCGGGACAGAAATCGGGGATGATCTATGCGCTAGACCCAGATAGAGGCGGCAAGCTGCTTTGGCAGCAGCGCGCAGGAATGGGCGGATTTAACGGCGGTGTCCACTGGGGCATGGCAGCGGACGATACGACATTGTTCGCAGGGATTGCCGATACGCCGGGGAACAAGGGCGCGGTCGGGCCGTCGCGACAGGGGATGCACGCTTTCGATATTGCAACCGGCAAGCCCTTGTGGAGCAAGATCGAACCTTATGTTTGCAAGGAAGACAAGCATGAATGCCGGACGGCCTTGTCGGCAGGCGTGACATTAACCGATGGCATAGTTTTCGCCGGTGCCCTGAACGGAATCTTGCGTGCGTATGCCAGCGAGGATGGCCGCATATTGTGGACCACTGATACGCGTCGCGACTGGCCGACGGTCAATGGCGTGAAAGGCTATGGCGGAGCGATTGACTCCGCGGGCCCCGTAGTTGCGGGAGGCTATCTGATCGTCAATTCGGGCTATGACAAATTCGGGCAAATTTCGGGTAATGTTTTGCTTGTATTCGGACCGAGGAAAATAGGAGCGCGTAAATGA
- a CDS encoding DNA-binding domain-containing protein has product MRGGVVMQASFAHALLETDLPAVDEHGRFNVYRNNFRITLRNALRTTFPAVEKLVGEDYFSALTLLYVERHPPRSPIMTEYGHDFAEFLSTFNPLSDYPYLADVARIEFARVQAYHAADTDSFRIESEASAIAALDIPAMLHPSVTVVVSENPALSIWRSQLEPDAAPPIPDATETAIIWRQDDLVTEMLAHADDEVLLRHFAQSQTFAALISEYPDDPSAETLIARFINLAIAGIIVPTHTPIEGEMK; this is encoded by the coding sequence GTGCGCGGCGGTGTTGTGATGCAGGCGTCATTTGCTCACGCGTTGCTCGAAACGGATTTGCCCGCGGTGGACGAGCATGGACGCTTCAATGTCTATCGAAACAATTTTCGGATTACGCTGCGCAATGCATTGCGCACAACCTTTCCCGCAGTCGAGAAGCTGGTTGGGGAAGACTATTTTTCCGCGCTTACTCTCCTATACGTCGAGCGCCATCCTCCGCGCTCGCCGATCATGACCGAATATGGGCATGATTTTGCCGAGTTCTTGAGCACGTTCAACCCGCTAAGCGATTATCCCTATTTGGCCGACGTGGCGCGGATCGAGTTTGCACGCGTTCAGGCCTATCATGCCGCTGATACGGATAGCTTCCGGATCGAAAGCGAAGCTTCGGCCATTGCGGCACTGGATATTCCAGCAATGCTTCATCCATCGGTGACCGTTGTCGTTTCCGAAAATCCTGCACTGTCGATCTGGCGCTCCCAGTTGGAACCCGATGCAGCGCCGCCGATACCCGACGCGACGGAAACAGCGATTATCTGGCGACAGGACGATCTGGTGACAGAGATGTTGGCGCATGCCGATGACGAAGTGTTGTTACGGCACTTCGCCCAATCGCAAACTTTTGCCGCCCTAATTTCGGAATATCCGGACGATCCGTCCGCCGAAACCTTGATTGCCCGTTTTATCAACCTGGCCATTGCCGGAATTATTGTCCCCACACACACGCCTATTGAAGGAGAAATGAAGTGA
- a CDS encoding LysR family transcriptional regulator: MAKLEAMHTFVKVAETSSFAEAARQLHMSPPAVTRAVSALEEQIGTRLFTRTTRVVRLTEAGNRYFEDCRKILADVEEAEAAASGSYARPTGVLHVTASVLFGQQFLLPILTEFLGENPDVTVRSLFVDRVVNLVDEGIDVAIRIGHLPDSSQSAVRVGKVRQVVCGAPSYFADHGIPQQPADLARHRMIAGTSSFSSLDWFFGQDQKHKVHITPRLFCNTYDSVIRATLEGWGLSRVLSYQIGEHLVEGRLQTVLSDFEQDPLPIHIVHPEGRRASAKVRAFIDLAVDRLRANRLIN; the protein is encoded by the coding sequence ATGGCAAAGCTTGAGGCGATGCACACATTCGTCAAAGTGGCCGAGACCAGCAGCTTTGCTGAAGCCGCGCGGCAGTTGCATATGAGTCCTCCCGCGGTGACACGCGCAGTATCCGCGCTTGAAGAGCAAATCGGCACGAGATTGTTTACCCGCACCACGCGGGTTGTTCGGTTGACCGAAGCCGGGAACCGCTATTTTGAAGATTGCCGCAAGATATTAGCGGATGTGGAAGAGGCCGAGGCTGCGGCGTCGGGGTCCTATGCGCGTCCGACCGGTGTCCTGCATGTGACGGCATCGGTGCTTTTCGGACAGCAATTTCTTCTGCCCATTTTGACCGAATTTCTTGGTGAGAATCCGGACGTCACGGTCCGCTCCCTTTTCGTTGATCGGGTCGTGAACCTGGTTGATGAAGGCATCGACGTGGCCATCCGCATCGGACATTTGCCCGATTCCAGCCAGAGCGCGGTACGGGTCGGTAAGGTGCGGCAGGTCGTCTGCGGCGCACCTTCCTATTTTGCGGACCATGGCATTCCACAACAACCTGCAGACCTCGCCCGGCATCGCATGATTGCAGGGACGAGCTCCTTCTCCTCGCTCGACTGGTTCTTTGGGCAGGACCAGAAACATAAGGTGCACATCACCCCGAGACTATTCTGCAACACCTATGACAGTGTGATCCGCGCCACTCTGGAAGGCTGGGGCCTATCGCGGGTGCTATCCTACCAGATAGGCGAGCATCTTGTGGAAGGCCGCTTGCAGACCGTACTCTCCGACTTTGAACAGGACCCGCTGCCAATCCATATTGTGCACCCAGAGGGCCGGCGTGCATCCGCCAAGGTGCGCGCGTTCATCGATCTCGCCGTTGACCGCCTGCGCGCCAACCGATTGATAAACTAG
- a CDS encoding DJ-1/PfpI family protein — translation MTKKVLLLLADGFEPLEAAGFTDVFGWAALEGNEPIELVSASFKPVLRSTFGLRVMPQAQVSELDLNDFDALAIPGGFARAGFYDEALSEPFLAVIRHFNARDRGIASVCVASLALGAAGIIAGRRATIYHQVGGKRKDQLEQYGALFVDQAVVEDGRLISSTGPGTSVEVALRLLANLTSPQNAAHIRAKMRVPELDQEWLNQPQV, via the coding sequence ATGACCAAGAAGGTTCTGCTTTTGCTGGCCGATGGGTTTGAGCCGCTCGAAGCAGCAGGTTTCACGGACGTATTTGGATGGGCTGCCCTTGAAGGAAACGAGCCGATCGAACTGGTCTCCGCTAGTTTCAAACCTGTCTTGCGTTCAACTTTCGGACTTCGAGTCATGCCGCAAGCCCAGGTTTCAGAGCTTGACCTGAATGACTTCGACGCGCTCGCCATTCCCGGCGGCTTTGCCCGGGCAGGATTTTATGATGAAGCCCTGTCTGAGCCCTTCCTCGCTGTTATCCGGCACTTTAACGCCCGGGACCGCGGCATTGCTTCGGTATGCGTGGCGTCGTTGGCACTAGGCGCTGCTGGAATTATCGCGGGGCGCAGAGCGACCATCTATCATCAGGTAGGCGGCAAGAGAAAAGACCAGCTTGAGCAATATGGTGCCCTATTTGTGGATCAAGCCGTCGTCGAAGATGGCCGTTTGATCAGCTCAACCGGACCCGGGACCTCAGTCGAGGTGGCTTTGCGCTTACTCGCCAACCTCACCTCGCCACAAAATGCCGCACACATCCGTGCCAAAATGCGCGTGCCCGAACTCGATCAAGAATGGCTGAACCAGCCGCAAGTCTGA
- a CDS encoding alpha/beta fold hydrolase produces the protein MHILRLALCLLLAPYNASAKEKESIDPAVVHANANRGGPISYREGYFGSGDTRLHYVEAGKGPLVILYHGFPSFWYSWFDQMEALKGGYHVVAVDGLGAGLSAKPKALEPYHVSRLAEQVDALARHLNGNKRFTLIGHDWGAALAFAYAQAYPKRLNAVIGMSAPPYNQFLDLVRRSTEQQKRSQYMQLFQKVTLDDIQERKLTELIWQQSYGSLIARGDLTHDEGALFRSALSDPLAINGGMNWYRANMPPISEITAATYWPRGKTHIRVPTLLVWGEEDGTFVPEFLVKLTDYAPKVEILRLPGINHWTPMEQPRVANTAIEHFLSRHSRPNNR, from the coding sequence ATGCACATTCTTCGGTTGGCTCTGTGTCTCCTTCTGGCACCATACAACGCGTCCGCAAAGGAGAAGGAAAGTATCGATCCGGCTGTCGTACACGCGAACGCCAACCGCGGCGGGCCCATAAGTTACAGAGAAGGATATTTTGGCAGCGGCGATACGCGCCTTCACTATGTCGAGGCCGGGAAAGGGCCGCTCGTCATCCTCTATCACGGATTTCCGTCCTTCTGGTATAGTTGGTTCGACCAGATGGAAGCCTTGAAGGGCGGCTATCATGTGGTCGCCGTCGATGGACTTGGAGCGGGATTGTCGGCAAAGCCCAAAGCCTTGGAACCTTACCATGTGTCGCGGTTAGCGGAACAGGTCGATGCGCTGGCACGTCATTTGAACGGCAATAAACGCTTCACCCTTATCGGACATGATTGGGGCGCGGCATTGGCCTTTGCTTATGCGCAAGCGTATCCGAAGCGGCTCAATGCGGTCATCGGCATGAGCGCGCCGCCTTACAACCAATTTCTTGACCTCGTGCGGCGAAGCACCGAGCAACAGAAACGCTCGCAATATATGCAACTATTCCAGAAGGTGACATTGGATGATATCCAAGAACGCAAGCTGACTGAACTAATCTGGCAGCAATCTTATGGCAGCCTGATTGCGCGTGGCGACCTGACACACGACGAAGGGGCGCTGTTCCGTTCTGCATTATCAGATCCGCTTGCTATTAACGGCGGCATGAACTGGTACCGCGCCAACATGCCGCCAATATCCGAAATTACGGCAGCCACCTATTGGCCGCGCGGCAAAACGCATATCCGCGTCCCAACGTTGCTCGTTTGGGGCGAGGAAGATGGTACGTTTGTCCCGGAATTTCTGGTAAAATTGACGGATTACGCCCCAAAGGTTGAGATACTTCGTTTGCCGGGTATCAATCATTGGACGCCAATGGAACAGCCGCGAGTGGCAAACACGGCTATCGAACACTTCCTGTCGCGGCATAGTCGTCCGAACAACCGCTGA
- a CDS encoding glutathione S-transferase family protein, which translates to MKLYYHPLSGHAHRARLFLSLTQTPFELVEVDLAKGAHKAPEFLALNRFGQVPVLDDDGTIIADSASILIYIAKKRGLTEWLPSDPDGAAAIQRWLSVAAGQIAFGPAAARLITVFGAGFNAEEVIGRAHAVLKNIDDELATKKWIIGGDHPTIADVALYSYIARAPEGNVDLAAYANVDAWLKNIEALPNFVPFVQTPVGLAAAA; encoded by the coding sequence ATGAAACTTTACTATCATCCTTTGTCTGGCCATGCCCACCGTGCACGGCTGTTTCTTTCGCTGACACAAACCCCGTTCGAACTGGTCGAAGTCGACCTTGCCAAAGGTGCACATAAGGCACCTGAATTTCTGGCGCTTAATCGCTTTGGCCAGGTGCCTGTGCTGGACGACGACGGCACAATCATTGCCGATTCCGCATCGATCCTGATCTATATCGCCAAAAAGCGTGGCTTGACCGAATGGTTGCCAAGCGATCCTGACGGTGCAGCTGCGATACAGCGCTGGCTTTCGGTCGCTGCCGGCCAGATCGCCTTCGGTCCTGCCGCCGCCCGTTTGATCACCGTATTTGGCGCAGGCTTTAATGCCGAAGAAGTCATCGGACGCGCACATGCCGTTCTGAAAAATATCGACGATGAACTTGCGACGAAAAAATGGATCATCGGCGGCGACCACCCCACGATCGCCGATGTTGCGCTGTACAGCTACATCGCCCGCGCGCCCGAAGGCAATGTCGACTTGGCGGCCTATGCCAATGTTGATGCCTGGCTGAAGAACATCGAGGCTTTGCCTAATTTTGTTCCATTCGTGCAGACCCCAGTGGGGCTGGCCGCAGCAGCCTGA
- a CDS encoding pyridoxamine 5'-phosphate oxidase family protein, with amino-acid sequence MDSNDEIPTGSPFHSGEVELQSKLGVADRMEQFGRRVIRDHMPEQHRDFFEQLPFVVAGTVDSQGDVWATVLAGAPGFMQSPDPRQLTINAPYDPSDPAIKDRKVGDAIGLLGIELHSRRRNRMNGAIGAVSEGGFTVEVEHSFGNCPQYIQTRNWHALSPEDQTTPATEQLTALDDDARAAISAADTFFVASYIDLEDGRRQVDASHRGGKPGFVRIGDDGVLTIPDFAGNLHFNTLGNFLRNPRAGLVFVDFSNGDMLHMTGSADVILESPDIAAFQGAERLWTFTPQKIVRRKAAFPLRFDFLDWSPNSLMTGDWDQAAQRRKAAEQGSTWRPLKVSKIVDESSVIRSFYLEPVDDAGLIANLAGQHLPIRVQPDPDAPAVIRTYTLSSAPSDGTYRISVKKEGLVSSYLHDQVAVGSIIDARPPAGNFTIDAGERRPAVLMAAGVGITPMLAMLRHIVYEGLRTRHIRPTIFFYAARNKAERAFDDELGSLLARAGGAVRVIRLLEDGEGAEQGVDFEVLGRVDMDLLRAALGFDDYDFLMCGPPPFMQAIYNGLRGLNVADHRIHAEAFGPASLKRQVETTPGVQLAPAATKPVAVAFAASGKEARWAPEIGSLLDLAEARGLTPEFSCRGGSCGTCRTKILAGAVTYPEQPAFQTESDEALICCAVPAAENGDGPARLILEL; translated from the coding sequence ATGGACAGCAATGACGAAATCCCGACCGGTTCGCCCTTTCACAGCGGCGAAGTCGAACTGCAGAGCAAACTGGGCGTTGCCGATCGGATGGAGCAATTTGGCCGCCGTGTCATTCGCGATCATATGCCCGAACAGCATCGCGACTTTTTCGAACAATTGCCTTTTGTCGTCGCTGGCACCGTTGATAGCCAAGGCGATGTCTGGGCGACAGTGTTGGCAGGCGCGCCGGGCTTCATGCAATCCCCCGACCCCCGGCAACTCACCATAAATGCGCCATATGATCCAAGCGATCCAGCCATCAAGGATCGAAAAGTAGGCGATGCCATCGGCCTGTTGGGGATTGAACTGCACTCCCGCCGCCGCAACCGGATGAACGGGGCCATTGGCGCAGTTTCAGAAGGTGGATTTACAGTCGAAGTCGAACATAGCTTCGGCAATTGCCCGCAATATATCCAGACCCGCAACTGGCACGCGCTTTCGCCGGAAGACCAAACAACGCCAGCGACTGAACAGCTAACCGCTTTAGATGATGATGCGCGTGCCGCGATTTCAGCCGCCGACACATTTTTCGTCGCTTCCTATATCGATCTGGAAGATGGCCGCCGTCAGGTCGATGCTTCCCACCGTGGAGGTAAGCCAGGCTTTGTGCGCATCGGCGACGATGGTGTGCTCACTATTCCCGACTTTGCCGGAAATCTGCATTTCAACACATTGGGCAATTTTCTCCGCAACCCGCGCGCTGGACTGGTCTTTGTCGACTTCAGCAATGGCGATATGTTGCACATGACGGGCAGCGCAGATGTCATTTTGGAGTCTCCCGACATCGCGGCCTTTCAGGGTGCGGAGCGGCTGTGGACTTTTACGCCGCAAAAGATCGTGCGACGTAAGGCCGCATTCCCCTTGCGCTTCGACTTTCTGGATTGGTCGCCAAATTCGCTGATGACCGGCGATTGGGATCAAGCCGCGCAACGCCGCAAGGCAGCCGAGCAGGGATCGACATGGCGTCCGCTGAAGGTGAGCAAGATCGTCGATGAGAGCAGCGTGATCCGCTCCTTCTATCTGGAACCCGTCGACGATGCCGGGTTGATAGCCAATCTGGCCGGTCAACATTTGCCCATCCGCGTCCAACCCGATCCTGATGCACCGGCAGTCATTCGCACCTACACGCTTTCCTCGGCCCCTTCTGATGGAACCTATCGGATCAGCGTGAAGAAGGAAGGTCTGGTCTCCAGCTATCTGCACGACCAGGTGGCGGTCGGAAGCATCATCGATGCGCGTCCTCCCGCCGGCAATTTCACCATCGATGCTGGTGAGCGCCGTCCCGCGGTGCTCATGGCCGCAGGCGTCGGCATCACGCCGATGTTGGCGATGCTCCGCCATATCGTTTACGAAGGTTTACGCACGCGCCATATCCGGCCCACAATCTTTTTCTATGCCGCACGCAACAAAGCGGAGCGTGCCTTTGACGATGAACTCGGTTCCCTCCTGGCACGCGCTGGCGGTGCGGTGCGCGTCATCCGTTTGCTGGAAGATGGAGAGGGCGCGGAGCAGGGAGTGGATTTTGAGGTCCTCGGCCGGGTCGACATGGACTTGCTACGCGCAGCGCTTGGTTTCGACGATTATGACTTTCTGATGTGCGGTCCTCCGCCGTTCATGCAAGCGATTTACAATGGGTTGCGCGGACTGAACGTCGCCGACCATCGGATCCATGCCGAAGCGTTCGGACCCGCGTCACTGAAACGCCAGGTCGAAACCACGCCCGGCGTCCAATTGGCCCCAGCGGCAACAAAGCCGGTCGCAGTGGCCTTTGCGGCCTCTGGCAAGGAAGCACGTTGGGCACCGGAGATCGGGAGCTTGCTGGACCTCGCGGAAGCGCGCGGACTGACACCGGAATTCAGCTGCCGGGGCGGAAGCTGCGGCACCTGCCGTACCAAGATCCTCGCAGGCGCGGTGACCTATCCCGAACAACCTGCTTTCCAGACGGAAAGCGATGAGGCGTTAATCTGTTGCGCCGTTCCCGCCGCCGAAAATGGCGATGGGCCCGCACGGCTAATATTGGAGCTTTAG
- a CDS encoding DUF1993 family protein produces the protein MTPSHLVWPNTFAELQIMIGKAGTMLEAFTSKEVNDWSGKDLAIEVYQPVDKENAYASIWRPQTLNFTPETYLLTYSLPNFYFHVVTAYDILRMRGVPIGKGDSRDSYASSDASVFFDIGVTQQ, from the coding sequence ATTACCCCGTCCCATCTCGTCTGGCCAAATACGTTTGCCGAGCTACAGATCATGATCGGCAAGGCGGGAACGATGCTGGAGGCGTTCACATCCAAAGAGGTAAATGACTGGTCCGGCAAGGACCTTGCTATTGAAGTTTATCAACCGGTAGACAAGGAAAATGCATACGCTTCGATCTGGCGCCCGCAGACATTAAATTTTACGCCCGAGACCTATCTTCTCACATATTCACTGCCCAACTTCTATTTCCACGTCGTTACGGCTTATGACATTTTACGCATGCGGGGCGTTCCGATCGGAAAGGGCGACTCTAGGGACAGTTACGCGTCAAGTGACGCGAGCGTGTTTTTTGACATTGGCGTCACGCAACAGTGA